The Candidatus Margulisiibacteriota bacterium DNA window GCAAAACTGATCATTAAAAATATACTGCGCATCCGCAAAGTCCACACCGTGTTTTGCCAAATTCTTTTTATTTTTTTCCTCGTCCCATTCAAATTCCAGACTGGATAATAACACATACACATACAAATTGTCAATACAAAACATCTTTACTTCTCCTTTCTGTAGATAACCGGCAAAATATCTACAATATAGAAAAGCAGCAAGATTTTTGCCTGCGGAACTTCACAAGCGCTAGCGACGTGAAGTTCCGCCTAGCCGGTGGCTCGGTCAGCCACCGACACTTCTGCGGCGA harbors:
- a CDS encoding BrnT family toxin — its product is MEFEWDEEKNKKNLAKHGVDFADAQYIFNDQFC